The Flavobacterium sp. 20NA77.7 genome includes the window TAAAGCCAACTAGTGCATATATATGTGGTAAATACTTATTCCAATTTTTCATTTTAGTCTGTTTTTATTATTCAACTTCTTCATAATCAATATAGTCACCTACTTCTTTTTTAGGTTTTGGTGTCTCTTTTTGTGCTTGATTTTGTTGAGCTTGTTGTTGTTCAAATTGTTTTTTTAGATGTTCTTCCGCTTTTTTTGCCATTTGTTGTACCAAATAAGGTGCTAACAATCGCATTAAAAATTTAAGTAAATAATATACTAATATAATTGTAACTATCGTTCTTACAACACTTTGTAAACTTGCTGTATCCATTTCTTATTTTTTTCCAAAAATAAACATTATTCCTTCAAATGCTACTTAAAATTAGTATAAAATATTTACATTTGAATTTTAAAATTAGCACCTATGATTTGTTTCAAAAAAATTGCTTTGTGTTGTACTTTAATTTTAGTTTTTAAAGCGCAAGCTCAATTCACAGATCAAATTAATTCAAATAGACCTGGAAAATCCATGATGGCATTTGCAGTAGGAAAAAGCATCATACAAACAGAAACGGGAATTAATTACTTTAAAGAAGAGCACAATCTAATGAACTACACTGCAAAGGGATTTACAGGCGACCTAGCAATAAG containing:
- a CDS encoding DUF4834 domain-containing protein, translated to MDTASLQSVVRTIVTIILVYYLLKFLMRLLAPYLVQQMAKKAEEHLKKQFEQQQAQQNQAQKETPKPKKEVGDYIDYEEVE